CCGCAGCATTACGATCGAGGACAGTTAATGAGTAGCCCGCTTTCAGCAGATTTTTACTCATTGGTTTTCCCATAATCCCTAAACCAATAAAGCCGATTTTCATTTATTACTCCTCAATTAAGTCGGAAGGCCGTCAACACGGCAGCACTAAACTGTCAAAACTGACTGATGGTTATTTTTTAAATTTGTCGCATAACGCCTGAGTCGCGCTACGGAATACGCCCAAATCACTGCCAACAGCGACAAAGGTTGCACCCCATTCCAGATAACGGTGGGCATCAACTTCAACTGGCGCCAAAATACCGCTCGGTTTACCCTGTGCTTTAGCACGATCAAAAATATGACGAATCACTTTTTGTACTTCGGGATGATTGGGCTGCCCCAGATAACCCAGTGCCGCCGACAGATCGCCTGGCCCAACAAAAATACCGTCCACACCATCAACGGCGGCGATAGCATCAAGATTGTCCACCCCTTGCTGGCTTTCGATTTGTACCAGTACAGTGATATTGTCGTTGATAGTGGCGAAATAGTCGGGCACGGTGCCGTAATTGTTACCACGATGAGAGACAGAAACCCCCCGGATACCTGCCGGTGGATAACGGGTCGAGGCAACCGCACGAATGGCTTCTTCTTCGCTTTCGACAAACGGGATCAGGAAGTTATAAAAACCGATATCCAATAAGCGTTTTATAATGATGGGTTCATTACAGGGCGCACGTACAACCGGTGCACTATTACTGCCTTTCAGCGCCATAAGTTGTGGAATAAACGTCGTGACATCGTTCGGCGCATGTTCACCGTCCAGAACCAACCAGTCAAAACCCGCCAGGCCCAGCACTTCGGCTGAAATATGATTTGCCAGTGCACTCCAGCAACCGATAAGGGTTTGCCCTTGTTGTAGGTTGCGGCGGAACTGATTAGGATAATTTTGCAGACTCATTTTCGATCCTTATAATTGAACGCCCGGACAGAACGACGGCTCGATGCAGGACGTTATGCAATTCAGGTTGCCAGCGCACACGGCAGCGTGTGTTAGTCGTTAATTTTTGCGCCTGTTTTGTCAGATTTTTCTATTTGTGGTTCACGATGATCATTATAGAAACCCCGTTCCAATAAACCATCAGGCAAAAGAACAGGAATTATCAGTTATTCACAGGTCGTTATAGGCAGATGCACAATAAAATGCGCCCTGCTTCACAGACTGCTAAATAGCAAAAGTCGTGCTGTAATCCTATCGTTATAAATTAACAAACAGCTAAAGGGTAAAGAGTTAGAAAAATCTCGCCGTAGTAATGATAAGGTACAGGGTCTGCTGGCAGAAAATGCCGATACCTGCCGATGTCTATTAATCAGTACGCAGGGTATAGACTATTTGCACTATAGGCGGTGGTAAACCACACTTGCCAGATAAGAAGTTGGAGGAGAGCAACGTGCAACGTGAACAAGTTTTAAGCAGCGCGCTCAATCTGTTAGAGCAGCAAGGGCTGGCAAATACCACGCTGGAGATGCTGGCAAAAGAGGTGTCAGTAGAAGTCAGTGATCTGGCCCGTTTCTGGCCGGATCGTGAAGCTTTGTTGTATGACTGTCTGCGCTATCATGGTCAACAGATCGACACCTGGCGGCGACAATTGCAACTGGACGAGACCTTATCCCCCAAACAAAAGTTACTGGCGCGTTACCTGACGCTAAGTGAACAGGTGCAGAATCAGCGTTACCCCGGTTGCTTATTTATTGCTGCATGCAGTTTTTATCCCGATGATGAACACCCGATCCACCAGTTGGCTGAACAGCAAAAACAGGCCTCACTGCTCTATACCCAAGAGCTGTTGCAAGAGATGGACGCTGATGATGCAGGTATGGTTGCACAACAGATGGAACTGATTCTGGAAGGTTGTTTGAGCAAACTGCTGGTTAAACGCCAACTCGTCGATGTTGAAGTTGCCAAGCGCCTGGCTGAAGATGTATTGGAAGTCGCGCAATGCCGTAAAAATGGCGCACTGGGTTAAGTGATTTACCACTGAGTTTTATCACTGTTCTGAGATGATTTCTGGTTCTTTTGCCTGAAAAGAGAGCAGTCAGTACAGTTTTAGTGGTTTTAAACCATAAATTCGTTGACGATCAGCGGCCAATACGGTTTAATGCGCCCCGTTGCCCGGATAGCTCAGTCGGTAGAGCAGGGGATTGAAAATCCCCGTGTCCTTGGTTCGATTCCGAGTCCGGGCACCACTATTTATAAGGCCTCGCTGCAAAGCGGGGCTTTTTCACATCTGGATTCTGGCCTATTTCCGCGCCAACACCGCACCCATGACTGGCGCTATTTCAATAGATTCCCTCAGTAAGTATCCCGCGCAAACGAACCATTCAACTTTACAGATCTTTCGACATATTGATGATTTGTGCGTCGGAGAAACGTTTCTTCATGGGCAATGCCCTCATATCGTCGTTTATTCGTTTTGGGAGCAGCCTGCGGGGTTACCATCTCACCCAAGATAGTAAAAACAAAAAAAGAGGTACCGCTTTCGCTGGCACCCCAAACGTCAAAGAAGAATAATCGGATTTAAGGATAAATTTTATATTTTTCGCGTAGCTTCAAATAATTATCAATACCGGGTTGCCAGCTAGATTCCAGATAATTAACGGTCTCATCCAGAGACAACTTCCTTTCAGCAGCCTCTTCCATTAACTTAGCCAAATTACGAGTGCCTGTTAATTTAGCTAGCCAAAGCGGTCGTATTAAAAAATACTCCTCCTGATAATCCAGATATTTTGCCTCCATCTGGGGAGGGATAACCATTGAATAACCCGCTGCGTTAAATTTGAACCACCATTCAACAAAGTAGCGTATTGTCGGTTTAATATCGGCTACATTAGCAGCAGTAAATTCTTCGCCACAGACTTCTTTACCCGCTTGCGGCCACCCTGTTTTCTGCTGGTTAATATCCACGTGATAGCAGGTATTGGTATAAAATTTCCGCGATGGGAAGCCCAACTGTTCAAAGGGGTGATCAGAGCCTCGTCCCATATTGACACTGGTTGCTTCAAATAAACCCAAAGAAGGGTAAAGATGAATAGCCAAATCACTGCGTAAATTTGGCGAGGGCCTTACTGGCAATGAATAAGGTGAATCATGCGTATAATTCCCCATAGCGATGACAGTTAAATCTTCGGGAGGAAACTGATAAGCGTTGATACCGAATGCCTTCCAATTAGAATCATCGAAATGCGTCAGCCAGCCCTCATTGACTATGATGCGTGCAAACTCCCCGGACGTCAGTCCGTGCACCATGGGTACTGGGTGCATACCAATACCGGAAATATTCTCCTCTTCAAGAATAGGCCCATATACATGACTCCCAAGCGGGTTGGGTCTGTCGAATACCATAAATTGTTTATGATACTTTTGCAGGCTTTCCAGCATATGATGCATGGAGATGGTATAAGTAAAATAACGGACGCCAACATCTTGTAAATCATAAATAACAACATCAACATCAGATAATTGCATTTCAGTTGGATGGGCCCGTACACGCCCGTCTTTATCCCGCCCATACAAAGAAATAATAGGCAGGCCACTCTGTTTATCAATATGATTATCATCCCCCAGCCCGGCATCGGCATTCCCACGTATACCATGTTCAACAGAGAATAATGTCGTCACGGTAAAATTGAATTTATCTTGCTCGGATAACAATTTGTCGATGGTATGGCGCCCTTCCCTATTAATCGAGCTTTGGTTGACCATTAAACCCACTCGCTTATTTTTCAGCAGTGGCCCATAAACATTTCCCTGATCGACACCTAAAATAATTTTCTGGGTAACGCTGGCATAGCCAGCGCTTATAATAAACAATGAACACAGACATAGTAATATTCGTAGGAAATACCTCATCCCTTGTCTCTCGCAATTAATTGATTGATTGATTGATATTCTGATATACCTTATCAATTATCAGAAATTATGTCTCAACTCCACAGCCCAAAACCAAAAATTGTTACTGGTTTTGTTGTTATTAGTCCAGGTCTGTTCTGGTCGATAATAAGCATCTGCAAATATTGACGTTTGCTTCGTTAGTGGATAGAGCACTTGCAAACCATAGCGACTACGATTCTTTTCTTTATGTACCGTTTCATGATTATTCGAGTCGCGGAAACTCTGCGTACCTTTAGTCAGGGCCAGACGTGTATAAGGCATAAACAAAAGACCATTATCAAACTTATAACGATAAATGCCCCACAAGAAATGCTCCCTGTTATAAAGCGTATTGACCAATTGCTCATCAATGTACAAATAGTTTAGCCAGAGTGAGTTACTCGGATTAAAGGTAATATTTGCACCAGCAAAGTGCTCATTGATTTGGCTCCAATCTCTTTTATATACACCATAGTTTCCTTTTGCACGAGCATAGTCTAATTTGCGATCAATTAAGCGGAATGAAAAACTAGCGTTAAAACTCAAGCTATCAGAGTATTTATAATATGCTTGTGGCCGGATCCAAATCTCATGCCGCTCTTCACCTTTACGAATATCCCCTTTGTAGTCTGGATCCGCTAATGCCGGGTTGCTAATTGAAGGATAATGCCAGTTGTCATTACGATACCCCATACGCAATTTAGTATTACCGCTCTTCCCATTGTAGGTAAAAGGAAAGGTTCTTGTTACACCTGCCTGCCAACGTGTACGGTCATACTCTTGGTTATTATCTAAATATGTTTTCAAAAACTGAACATCATATAACCATAATGAGTCATTCTGATAAATATAAGCCCCGACATAAGGTGACGTTGCCATACTACCCTTAATAAACTTCCAATTGTCATCACTGTCTATTTCTTGTTCTGCCCCTATATATGTTTCAAAGTTCCACGCTTTTTGTCTTAATTTTTCCTGTGCTTCCTTTTTTTCTTGCTCTATTTGCTGGATTCTTTTATTTAACTTATGAATTTCCTGATCATAATCAGTTTCAAATTCATCCGCTAATACAGGTGCGCACATTGTTAGTGTACTGAAAACAACGAGTCCTTTTAAGATATTCATGTTTACCTTCCGATATTTTTATAACGTCGTTAATCCATAACCACGCGGGTAGAGTATCTGGCTATTATCAGGTGTTCTAATATCCACCGGTAATTTCCCGTGCGGCTCAGCCAGTACATCTAATCTTCCTTTTGAACCCTTAAATAATGTTCTTAGCCCACTGCGAATGTTAGTTTCCAGACTATTTCGTACGTTATTAGTAACATCGAACCCCGTGATACCATAAATAGCAATATTTGCCTTCACTCCTGACAAATATGCAATATCGTAAGGATTACGGCTTGATATAACAACTAACGGAATATTAGCCTTATTGGCTTCATCGATGATCCGTTGTGCATTAATCGGATTTAGCTTAAGATTATAGGTAGCAAGAATAATAATATCCTGATCCTTAATCTGTTTTGCGATATCCTCAGCACTTACATTATCTTTATCCAGCTTAATAACTTGATTTTTAACTGCAAAGTTAACCTGAAATTCATTTGCAATATCATCAAGATGTTTGGTAATTAGCTCATTACGTGGCTTCTCATCGGAAAATACCATTATTTTATTTTGTGACTTAACTTTATAAGGCAGAACATTATCATTTTTGATCAATGTGATGGCTTGTTCAGAAATAAAATTCTCAATATCCTTATGGTTTTTTGATGCCACGACCCTCTGCGCTCTAGCAATATCATGAGGTTCGGGAGAAATGCGCTTATTCAGTTTAGTGTAAATTACCCGCTGCGCCGCATCCTCAATACGCAATTTAAAAGCAGGATCTTTTGCAGCTTCAGCCTTTAAATAACCATAAAGCGCATTAAGCTGTTCAATACTGGTGCTGTTCTTAATTTCTATTGGCATTAATACAATATCATTGCCCGCCATAATAGCCTGCTTGATAGACCAATTACGATCAAAGTTACTGGTAATAGCGCCCATATCCATAGCGTCAGTTAAAATCAAACCATCATACTTGAGTTCATTACGTAAAATGTCGGTCAGAATTGGCTTTGATAATGTCGCCGGGGTTCCGATTTTTTCGCCCTTAGTGTTTGTCAGCATTGAATTATCAAGCGCTGGCACAACAATATGGGCTGTCATAATAGCATCAGTAACAGGCATAACCTCCACAAAGGGTTTCAGTTCTACTTGCTGCCATGCAGCTTTATCAATATTAACCGTCGGTAATGCAAAATGTGTATCCGAGGTGACATTGCCATGCCCTGGGAAATGTTTTAGCGAAGTGAGCACATTAGACTTATGAATACCGTTGATATAACTACGAGCTAACTCCCCCACCAGCACCGGATCATTTGAATAAGAACGCACACCAATAACAGGATTATTCTGGTTATTATTAACATCAACCACGGGGCCAAAATTAAAGTTAAAACCCAGGCTGGATAATTCATAACCATGGATACTACCGGCCTGCTGAGCCAGTTTAGATGACCCTGTGGCACCCAATGCCATATTTCCCGGCATTTCAGTACCGACGCGTAGCCGGGTGACATAACCCCCTTCCTGGTCTGTACTAATAAACAGAGGTAAATTACTGCGAGCACGCTGAATATTGTTGATTAATTCAACTGTCTGTGGCGTATCAATCAGATTTTCTCGGAAAAGAATAATAGAGCCCAAATGATAATCATGAATCATCTTACTAACAGTCTCATTTATTTCTATAAATGCCGTTTTATCGCTGTTGTCGGCATTACTCCAAGAGCGAATATCAACCATCAATATTTGCCCAATTTTTTCCTCTAAACTCATTTTTGAGAGGGTTTTCTCGGCAGAAAATTGAGGTGATAACCACATTTTTTTCAGTTGTGAGTCTGGAATAACATCTGCGTAAGTGCAGGTACTAAATAAGAGAATCGCGGGTATTATTTTTTTCATTAACTCCTCCATTAGTTATGTTTGCCGGGCGATTTTACTTTTTAGTTCGCATAATAAAGTGATAATTATCACAATTGATTGATTCGCCTTTTTGTCCTAAAAGGAATAATAACATTTATTTTTTCTGGGTAAATTTCCGCAAGCCCACGGCATAAGGCAATAAGGTAAGGAATAACTTCGCTCCCTCAGGAATACTTGAGATATAATTATCTAATAACCATTCTATCTTGTAGGTAATTTCTTACAATTTAGAAAAAAAGAAATTTAAGGCAATGAGATAATTTAAAAATATCGCCTTCATTGCCTTAAGTTTTATAAATGACAAACCTGAATATCAATCATCCAGATTGTTTATTGTCATGCTAGCATTCAGAATCAAGGGTTTAGCCGTTTCTTTTCGTTGCTGCATCAGTGCGAGGAATATCAGATCTGTCAGTGTATTTTGGGCAGTTCTGGAAGAGATTGAAGAACTGCGCCATTCATTTTCATCCGAAATACTTTCAAGGACATAATCTGCAATCTTAGCTAACGGGGAAACCTTACTGCCGGTAATGGCAATGACGGTTGCCCCTTGTGCTTTGGCTACTGTTGCTGCGATTCTCATGTCCTTTCTTCTGCCAGTAAAAGAAAGCACTATCTGTACATCTTTAGGTGTTAGGGTAAGTGCGGCAGCAATCTGCACATGGAGGTCAGCTTCAACCAGGGTCATTATGCCTATTTTCTGTAATTTATAGCTCAGATCTTTTGCTGTGAGTCCTGATCCCCAAATACCGACTATCTGTACGCGCTGAGCAGTATTAATGAGCGAAACCACTTGTTGGAAAACTGAAAAATTAATTTTCCGGGTTGTCTCCATAATCGAGGCTGTCTTTTCGTGCGCAAGTTTTTGCGCCATCACCATGAGTGAATCTTCTGATGAAATAGAATTATGCAGCGCTTTATGTGGATAGGATTTGAATAAGTTATTCCTGCTCAATTCTTCACTGATTGCAATTTTTAGTGCCGGGAAACCTTTCATACCAATCTTCTGGCTAAATTTTACAATAGCTGATTGGCTGACGCCCGCATCTTCTGCAAACTGGGAGGAGGATATACCCAGTATTGATTCAGGATTATCAAGAATGTATTTCGCTATTTTTTGCTGGTTTTCAGCCAGTTCAGGCAGTAACCAAGTTATTTCATTCAGAATAGACATCAAAGATTTCCCATTAAAGACAATAGATTATTCCAGTGCAAGCACCTTTTATGACCAAGGTGTAACTGCATAAATGTAATGAAGATAATTTATTTATTTGTTCTTTTTTATCTGTACTTATTCCTCATAACCCCAGTAATTAGAATAGATTTTACCGTGATAAGCATCACGTTTAATAAATAAGTAATTACTTAACATCGCCGATAGTTTAAATAAAAGGAAGCCCCCATGAAGATTAATCTAAGCTCAATGGTTACGGAAAGCCGAAACCCTGCCAGTTCTCAAATTGATACTCTCTCGGCACTAGAGATACTCAAGGTTATCAATAATGAGGATAAAAAAGTGCCTTTCGCAGTAGAAGAAAGACTACCCGAGATTGCCAAAGCCGTTTCCCTTATCGCAGGGGCTTTCGCGCAAGGTGGCAGATTAATTTATTGTGGGGCAGGAACTTCTGGTCGGTTGGGAATCTTGGATGCGAGTGAATGCCCGCCAACTTATGGTACGCCACGAGAAATGGTCGTAGGGCTAATCGCTGGCGGTAATACCGCTATTTTACAGGCAGTTGAAAATGCTGAAGATAGTCGTGAAATGGGTGAGCAAGACCTGCGCAACCTCAACTTTAATGCGCGTGATGTGTTAGTCGGCATTGCGGCAAGTGGTCGCACACCTTATGTGTTGGGGGCTATGGCCTATGCACGCCATGTTGGCGCTAGCGTAGTAGCAATTTCCTGTAATCAAGACAGTGAAATGAGTAAAGCGGCAGATATCGCTATTGAGCCGATGGTTGGCCCAGAAGTTGTCACTGGATCATCACGGATGAAAGCAGGAACCGCGCAGAAATTAATTCTGAATATGCTAACAACCGGCGCCATGATCCGTAGCGGCAAGGTTTATAGCAATCTGATGGTGGATGTTGAGGCGACAAACGCCAAACTGGTGCAACGTCAGGTCGATATTGTTGTTCAGGCGACGGAGTGTTCCTCCGAAAAGGCGGAAGAGGCGCTCAATGAGTGTAACCGACACTGTAAAACAGCCATTATGATGATCCTAAGTGGTATGTCTGCTGAGGAAGCCAGCGCTATCCTTAACAAAAATAAGGGATTTATCCGTAAAGCGCTACAGGAGATTAAAGCATAACCATGGCGAAAATAACGGGCACTACGATAGACCAAATTTTGCTCTTCATTGGTGGGAGCAAAAATATCATTGTCTGCGGAAACTGCATGACGAGGCTCCGCCTCACCTTAAAAGACCGTCAACTGATACAACACGACGACCTGAAAAAAATCCCTGGGGTGATGGGGGTGATGAATAGCGATGATCAACTGCAAATCATTCTTGGGCCGGGCAAAGCGCAGACCGCCAGCGAGATGATGAATAAGATCCTGGGTTCTGAACCGCAGCAGGCACATGACAGTGCTCAGGATGTTGATTTACAGGTGCTGGCCAGCCAGACAAAACAGCAAATGAAAGCGAAACAAAAAAGCGCTGTTCATAATTTTCTGACCAAATTCGCCACCATTTTTACCCCACTCATTCCAGGGTTCATTGCCGCCGGATTGCTACTGGGGATAGCAACATTGCTCCAGCAGACACTGGCATTGGACGGCGTTATTCAGTCTCCGTGGCTGGCGGCACTGATTGCATACATGAAAGTATTTAGCATCGGCTTGTTCACTTTCCTTAGTATTCTGATTGGCTTTAATACACAAAAAGCCTTTGGTGGGACGGGGGTCAACGGCGCAATTATCGCTTCGCTATTTATTTTACGCTACGTGCCGGAAGGTACCGTCGGCTACTACGGCGGAATGGAAAACTTCTTTGGTCTGGCGATTGACCCGCGCGGCAATATTATTGGCGTTCTATTGGCCTGTATTTTGGGCGCATGGATTGAGCGGCAAGTGCGCCGTTTTATCCCTGATAATCTGGATATGATCCTGACATCGGCGATAACGTTACTCGCTACAGGAGCAATCACTTTCGTTGTTATC
The sequence above is drawn from the Yersinia intermedia genome and encodes:
- a CDS encoding transcriptional regulator — protein: MQREQVLSSALNLLEQQGLANTTLEMLAKEVSVEVSDLARFWPDREALLYDCLRYHGQQIDTWRRQLQLDETLSPKQKLLARYLTLSEQVQNQRYPGCLFIAACSFYPDDEHPIHQLAEQQKQASLLYTQELLQEMDADDAGMVAQQMELILEGCLSKLLVKRQLVDVEVAKRLAEDVLEVAQCRKNGALG
- the murQ gene encoding N-acetylmuramic acid 6-phosphate etherase is translated as MKINLSSMVTESRNPASSQIDTLSALEILKVINNEDKKVPFAVEERLPEIAKAVSLIAGAFAQGGRLIYCGAGTSGRLGILDASECPPTYGTPREMVVGLIAGGNTAILQAVENAEDSREMGEQDLRNLNFNARDVLVGIAASGRTPYVLGAMAYARHVGASVVAISCNQDSEMSKAADIAIEPMVGPEVVTGSSRMKAGTAQKLILNMLTTGAMIRSGKVYSNLMVDVEATNAKLVQRQVDIVVQATECSSEKAEEALNECNRHCKTAIMMILSGMSAEEASAILNKNKGFIRKALQEIKA
- a CDS encoding exo-beta-N-acetylmuramidase NamZ family protein, with product MRYFLRILLCLCSLFIISAGYASVTQKIILGVDQGNVYGPLLKNKRVGLMVNQSSINREGRHTIDKLLSEQDKFNFTVTTLFSVEHGIRGNADAGLGDDNHIDKQSGLPIISLYGRDKDGRVRAHPTEMQLSDVDVVIYDLQDVGVRYFTYTISMHHMLESLQKYHKQFMVFDRPNPLGSHVYGPILEEENISGIGMHPVPMVHGLTSGEFARIIVNEGWLTHFDDSNWKAFGINAYQFPPEDLTVIAMGNYTHDSPYSLPVRPSPNLRSDLAIHLYPSLGLFEATSVNMGRGSDHPFEQLGFPSRKFYTNTCYHVDINQQKTGWPQAGKEVCGEEFTAANVADIKPTIRYFVEWWFKFNAAGYSMVIPPQMEAKYLDYQEEYFLIRPLWLAKLTGTRNLAKLMEEAAERKLSLDETVNYLESSWQPGIDNYLKLREKYKIYP
- the murP gene encoding PTS N-acetylmuramic acid transporter subunit IIBC, with the protein product MAKITGTTIDQILLFIGGSKNIIVCGNCMTRLRLTLKDRQLIQHDDLKKIPGVMGVMNSDDQLQIILGPGKAQTASEMMNKILGSEPQQAHDSAQDVDLQVLASQTKQQMKAKQKSAVHNFLTKFATIFTPLIPGFIAAGLLLGIATLLQQTLALDGVIQSPWLAALIAYMKVFSIGLFTFLSILIGFNTQKAFGGTGVNGAIIASLFILRYVPEGTVGYYGGMENFFGLAIDPRGNIIGVLLACILGAWIERQVRRFIPDNLDMILTSAITLLATGAITFVVIMPVGGELFKGMSWLFMHLNGNPFGTAILAGLFLIAVVFGIHQGFVPVYFALMDAQGFNSLFPILAMAGAGQVGAALALYARSPKGSVLRTQIKGAIFPGLLGIGEPLIYGVTLPRLKPFITACLGGAVGGFFIGLVAWLGLPVGLNTVFGPSGLVSIPLMTSAQGIFAGMLVYVAGLVISYISGFILTWLFGHKDVDLS
- a CDS encoding glycoside hydrolase family 3 protein, whose protein sequence is MKKIIPAILLFSTCTYADVIPDSQLKKMWLSPQFSAEKTLSKMSLEEKIGQILMVDIRSWSNADNSDKTAFIEINETVSKMIHDYHLGSIILFRENLIDTPQTVELINNIQRARSNLPLFISTDQEGGYVTRLRVGTEMPGNMALGATGSSKLAQQAGSIHGYELSSLGFNFNFGPVVDVNNNQNNPVIGVRSYSNDPVLVGELARSYINGIHKSNVLTSLKHFPGHGNVTSDTHFALPTVNIDKAAWQQVELKPFVEVMPVTDAIMTAHIVVPALDNSMLTNTKGEKIGTPATLSKPILTDILRNELKYDGLILTDAMDMGAITSNFDRNWSIKQAIMAGNDIVLMPIEIKNSTSIEQLNALYGYLKAEAAKDPAFKLRIEDAAQRVIYTKLNKRISPEPHDIARAQRVVASKNHKDIENFISEQAITLIKNDNVLPYKVKSQNKIMVFSDEKPRNELITKHLDDIANEFQVNFAVKNQVIKLDKDNVSAEDIAKQIKDQDIIILATYNLKLNPINAQRIIDEANKANIPLVVISSRNPYDIAYLSGVKANIAIYGITGFDVTNNVRNSLETNIRSGLRTLFKGSKGRLDVLAEPHGKLPVDIRTPDNSQILYPRGYGLTTL
- a CDS encoding SIS domain-containing protein; protein product: MSILNEITWLLPELAENQQKIAKYILDNPESILGISSSQFAEDAGVSQSAIVKFSQKIGMKGFPALKIAISEELSRNNLFKSYPHKALHNSISSEDSLMVMAQKLAHEKTASIMETTRKINFSVFQQVVSLINTAQRVQIVGIWGSGLTAKDLSYKLQKIGIMTLVEADLHVQIAAALTLTPKDVQIVLSFTGRRKDMRIAATVAKAQGATVIAITGSKVSPLAKIADYVLESISDENEWRSSSISSRTAQNTLTDLIFLALMQQRKETAKPLILNASMTINNLDD
- the garL gene encoding 2-dehydro-3-deoxyglucarate aldolase; translated protein: MSLQNYPNQFRRNLQQGQTLIGCWSALANHISAEVLGLAGFDWLVLDGEHAPNDVTTFIPQLMALKGSNSAPVVRAPCNEPIIIKRLLDIGFYNFLIPFVESEEEAIRAVASTRYPPAGIRGVSVSHRGNNYGTVPDYFATINDNITVLVQIESQQGVDNLDAIAAVDGVDGIFVGPGDLSAALGYLGQPNHPEVQKVIRHIFDRAKAQGKPSGILAPVEVDAHRYLEWGATFVAVGSDLGVFRSATQALCDKFKK